ATCAGACTTACCAGTCCGCGGGCCACGTCGGCTTTGGACTGCAACTCAAAATTAACGATTTGGCCGGCGGCATCCAGCACGGTCACCTTGTTAGTGTCGTGGCCAAAGCCCGCCCCGGCATCGCGCAAAGAATTCAGCACAATGAGGTCGAACTGCTTGCGGCGCAACTTGTCCTGGGCGTGGGCCAACTCGTTTGTTGTCTCCAACGCAAAACCCACGGCAAATTGTTCAGGCCGCTTGCTTTGGCCGAGCGTGCCGGCAATATCCACGTTTTTCACCAGCTCCAGCGTGAGCGTTTCGCCGGATTTCTTGATTTTTTCTGACGCCACGTGCGCCGGCCGGTAGTCGGCCACGGCCGCCGCAAACACCCAAACATCTGCCGTAGCAGCCACGGCCGAAGCCGCCGCAAACATCTCGGCCGCCGTTTCTACCCGCACGGTCCGAATGCGCGGGCTGGCCGGGTCCGGCAGGCTGCTGGGTCCGCTCACCAGCGTTACCTCCGCGCCCTGCGCCGCAAACGCCTCCGCCAACGCGTAGCCCATTTTTCCAGTCGAGCGGTTCCCCAGAAATCGGACGGGGTCGAGCGGTTCGTAGGTTGGGCCAGCGGTGAGAAGAACGTGCATTTATGTTTGTTTAAGAGAATCAAAGAACGTCATGCTGAGCTTGTCGAAGCATCTCTACCGCAGTAGTAAATTAGATTACTTACTCGGTAGAGATGATTCGACAAGCTCAGCATGACGTTCTTCCTAGCTAGCCTGCAAATCATTGAAAAACTGCTCCAGCTCGTCGACTATCTCCTCGGGCTCCAGCATGCGGCCGGGGCCGCTAAGTCCGCTGGCCAACTCTCCGCTGGGCGAGTCGAATACGTGGTTGCCGAAGGAGCGCAGGCGCGCCAGGTTCTGCGTCACGGCGGGGTGGGCAAACATGTCCACGTCCATGGCCGGGGCCAGAAACACCGGGCAACGGGCCGAGAGGCACACGGCACACAGCAGGTTTGGACACAGACCATTGGCCAGCTGGCCGATGGTATTGGCACTGGCCGGCGCTATCACCAGGGCATCGGCCCAAAGGCCCAGCTCCACGTGGTTGTGCCACTCACCCGCGGCCGCATCACGCAAAAAGCCCGTCAGAACGGGCTTCTTGGAGAGGGTACCTAGCGTGAGGGGCGTCACAAAAGCAGCCGCTGCTTCCGTGAGGATAACCTGTACTTCGGCCCCGGCCTTCACGAGCAGGCGCGTGAGCACCGCGGCCTTGTAGGCGGCGATGCTGGCACTGACCCCCAGCAGAATGCGGCGGCCTTGTAAAGCGGTTAGCGGTGGATTAGTTGGTAGAGCTTCTGGCATATATGCCTCGTTGATAGACCAATATTAAAGTAAAAACGTCATGCTGAGCTTGCCGAAGCATCTTGCCCGCTTCGTTGCAATCAGCTTTGATTACTACTGCGGGCAAGATGCTTCGGCAAGCTCAGCATGACGTTCACTTTCAACAAGCCATAACCGACTGTTATTACGGGCAACCGGAAGCCTTAGAACAGCTCGCGGGGCACCGGAATCTCCTCCGGCTCGGGCGTGGTGTACTGGATTTTGCCTTGCAGGAACTCCTCGATGGCCAGGCTGGTGGGCTTGGGCATGCGCTCGTACTGCTTGGAAACCTCAATTTGCTCGCGGTTCTCGAATACTTCCTCCAGGTTGTCGACGGTGGAAGCAAACTCGGCCAGGCGGTCGTTCAGCTCCTCTTTCAGCTTCACCGACAGCTGGTTGGCGCGCTTGGAAATCACGGCGATGGCCTCGTACACGTTGCCGTTGTCGCCGGTGATGTCGGCCACGTTGCGCGTAATGATGGAGCTCGACGGGGTGTTGGGATTAGGTTTCATGGGCTGAATTAATTACAAATTAGTTGGATGCCGCAGCCGGCGTAGCTTTCAGCTTGATAATCTGGGCCTGGCTGACGTCGAACATGTCTTGCGCAGCTTTTAGGCTTTTGCTCTTGGGGTAAGCGTCCAAGAATTGCTGATAGAAATTGATTGCTTCCAAATACCGCTCACGCTGCTTCGATTCGATGCTTTCCTCAGCCCAGGCATATTGAGCGCTCAGGCGCAGGAAGGCGGCTTGCTCGGCATACGCCGAAGCGGGGTATTGCTGCTGAAAGTTGGTGAGGGCCACCACGGCCGCTTGGTTGTAGCGCAGCTGAAAGTACAGCTTGGCGCTTTCAAATGCTTTGTTTTCCAGCTTTTTCTGCAGTTCCTGGGCCATGTTCTCGGTTTCTGCCTTGAACTTGCTTTCGGGAAAACGATTCAGAAAATCCTGGATGGATTCCAGCGCCGACACTGTGTTGGTCTGGTCCAACTCGTAGCCCGGCGAGTCGAGAAACAGCGACTTGGCGTTCAGAAACGCGGCTTCCTCCGAATACTCAGAGTTGGGATACGTGTCCGTAAACTGCTTGAAATAGAAGGAGCTCAGTACGTAGTTGTGCTGCTTGTAGTTCGTATTGGCAAAGTAGAACTGAGCTTTTTCGGCCTCGGGCCGGCCTTTCAGTAGCGGAATCAGGTCTTCAAGCAGGGTTCCGGCCCGGAAGAAGTCGCCTTTGTCGTAATACTTGACAGCAGCTTCGTACTTTTTATTGACGTCGGTGCTTTTCAGCAGACGTTGGTAGCTACTAACGCAGGATCCCAGAATGAGGGTACTAACGAGCAGAAAGAGAACCGTGAGGCGAGAAATCGGCATATGGGGTGCAAAGGTAACGATTTGAGCCCGCGAAGGCAAACGGGCCGCCGCTTCCGGCCGGGCCGCTAGCAGCAAGAGCGCCGGCAGGCCGCTAAAGGTTGCAGCTAGCGCCGCGGGGTAGGTGTCGTGGCTGGCTGCTTGGGAGGCGATACAGCGGCTGCGGGCTTGGTCGGTTTGGCAACGGCCTTGGGCGTGGGAGATGGCTTGGGAGCCGTGGTTTTGGGAGTCGTTTTTTTCAGGGTGGCTGGCGCCGTGGCAGTGCGTCGGGTGGTCGCACTGGTCTTTTTCTTGGTGGCTTTGCGCTTCTTGGGCCGGTCGTCGAACTGCTTGCCCAACACCTGGCGGCGCGTCGGCCGTTCCTTGGCGTGCCAGCTATACCCCTTGAGCCGTTCGTCGTCGGGCTTGAGCTCGTGGGGCGGAATGAACTTGGCCTCGGGGTTCGACAGCACCGTTATTTTATTCAGCTTGCTGTCCAGAAACAACATTCGCATGTTGGCCGACAGCACCCGGTTCATGCCCGTGGTGGCGGTGTCATTGTCCAGGGCATAAAAAATGCTTTCCGCGTTGCCGAGCACGTCGATGCGCCGGAGCTTATTGTCGCGGAAGTAGGCCATCATGTTGCGGCCCTTGGTTTGGTTGAAGTTGAGCAGGGTATCCTGGCTCACGGCGAAGGCATTGGCGTAGAGGCGCATCTCATCTACCCGACCGCGCTTTGAGCGGATTTGCATCGAGTCGGCGGTGAGCTGGTTTTTGGCCTGCCACAGCACCGGGTTGCGGTTGAGGTAGATGATGCTGTCCTGCCGGTCGTAGGTCAGCGAGTCGCAGATACCCTGCAGGTTGCCCCGGAAAATCTTCACCTTCGGGTAGGCATACAGTACCGTGCGGGTGGTGGTTTGGCCGGGGCGGGCCTCCATGCTTATCAGCGTGTCGGCGGCCAGGTACAGCGTATCCTTTTCGCTGATGTTGCGCACCACCGGCCGGCCGCCGTAGAGTTTGGTGCGGCCCAGGCCGCGCCAGTACCGGCCCACGTCGCCGCGCAGGGTGAGGTTGTCTTTTTTCGAAATCAGGGTCACGTGACCGCGGGCCACGCCGTAGAGCCGCGCTTCGTCGTATATCAGTTGGTCGCCCCCGAGCAGGTAGTTGGGCGTGTCGATTTTGGCGTTTCGCTTGAAGTTGGATACCCGCGTAAGGGTATTGTAGTTGCCGCCCTCAGCATATAGGTTTCCGCTCTTGCCTTTGATGCGCGTGGGGCCTTCGAAGTAGGCAATTTTGGAAACGGTATTGTAGCGCAGCGTGTCGTTGTTCAGCTCAGAATCGGGCGTGACGAGGTGCACGCCGCGCTTGAAGACGAAGACTTTCGAGTTGGTATCGTAGAAACCCTGCTGGCTGTCGAGGGTATTTTGTGGGTCGGTGAGGTGGCCGGTTTCGGTGTACGAGGCCGTTTTGCGGTTCAGGTCGTAGTCCAGGCTGGGCGTGGTCAGGGTGATGCGCGGGTCGCGCATCACCACGTTGCCGGTCATACGGGCGGTGCGCTTGTCGCCGTCAAAAAAGCCCTTGTCGCCGGTAATAGTCATGGTGTCGCTCTGCAGCACCCGCACGTTGCTGAAAGCTTCGACCTGGTTGCGGTCGAGGTATTGGTAGGCCGAGTCGCAGTACAGAAAGGTGTCTTCCTGCTGGAAGCTGACGTTGCCGAGCAGCTTGCGAATTTTTATGCCGTTGAAGTCGCCCCCCACCAGTGCGCCAGCGGTGAGCAGCTTAATCGGGGCGCCTTTGCCCGCCACTTTCTTACCCGGCGGGCGCTGGCCGGGCGCGGCCGGCAGGATGGCCTTGGGCCGGATGGTGGGCACTGGCGTATCCCGCGGCAGGGTCGGGCGTTGGGCCTGCCCCAGCAGCGGCAGCAGCGCCAGGAGAAGAAAAAAGTAGCGGGGGAAAGCCATTGGGTGGTCAAAGGTAGGAACGGGGCCCGCGCTAACGGCCATCTTTGCGCTGTAGTACCCCGCGGGACGCGCCGCTCGGCTCCTATCCGTAAGGAAGAGGCCCGAGCGGGCTTCCACGACCTATTTCCGTTTT
This region of Hymenobacter sedentarius genomic DNA includes:
- a CDS encoding phosphopantothenoylcysteine decarboxylase — translated: MHVLLTAGPTYEPLDPVRFLGNRSTGKMGYALAEAFAAQGAEVTLVSGPSSLPDPASPRIRTVRVETAAEMFAAASAVAATADVWVFAAAVADYRPAHVASEKIKKSGETLTLELVKNVDIAGTLGQSKRPEQFAVGFALETTNELAHAQDKLRRKQFDLIVLNSLRDAGAGFGHDTNKVTVLDAAGQIVNFELQSKADVARGLVSLILARLTPTP
- a CDS encoding flavoprotein, with protein sequence MPEALPTNPPLTALQGRRILLGVSASIAAYKAAVLTRLLVKAGAEVQVILTEAAAAFVTPLTLGTLSKKPVLTGFLRDAAAGEWHNHVELGLWADALVIAPASANTIGQLANGLCPNLLCAVCLSARCPVFLAPAMDVDMFAHPAVTQNLARLRSFGNHVFDSPSGELASGLSGPGRMLEPEEIVDELEQFFNDLQAS
- a CDS encoding DNA-directed RNA polymerase subunit omega, with the protein product MKPNPNTPSSSIITRNVADITGDNGNVYEAIAVISKRANQLSVKLKEELNDRLAEFASTVDNLEEVFENREQIEVSKQYERMPKPTSLAIEEFLQGKIQYTTPEPEEIPVPRELF
- a CDS encoding outer membrane protein assembly factor BamD, which produces MPISRLTVLFLLVSTLILGSCVSSYQRLLKSTDVNKKYEAAVKYYDKGDFFRAGTLLEDLIPLLKGRPEAEKAQFYFANTNYKQHNYVLSSFYFKQFTDTYPNSEYSEEAAFLNAKSLFLDSPGYELDQTNTVSALESIQDFLNRFPESKFKAETENMAQELQKKLENKAFESAKLYFQLRYNQAAVVALTNFQQQYPASAYAEQAAFLRLSAQYAWAEESIESKQRERYLEAINFYQQFLDAYPKSKSLKAAQDMFDVSQAQIIKLKATPAAASN
- a CDS encoding OstA-like protein, with the translated sequence MAFPRYFFLLLALLPLLGQAQRPTLPRDTPVPTIRPKAILPAAPGQRPPGKKVAGKGAPIKLLTAGALVGGDFNGIKIRKLLGNVSFQQEDTFLYCDSAYQYLDRNQVEAFSNVRVLQSDTMTITGDKGFFDGDKRTARMTGNVVMRDPRITLTTPSLDYDLNRKTASYTETGHLTDPQNTLDSQQGFYDTNSKVFVFKRGVHLVTPDSELNNDTLRYNTVSKIAYFEGPTRIKGKSGNLYAEGGNYNTLTRVSNFKRNAKIDTPNYLLGGDQLIYDEARLYGVARGHVTLISKKDNLTLRGDVGRYWRGLGRTKLYGGRPVVRNISEKDTLYLAADTLISMEARPGQTTTRTVLYAYPKVKIFRGNLQGICDSLTYDRQDSIIYLNRNPVLWQAKNQLTADSMQIRSKRGRVDEMRLYANAFAVSQDTLLNFNQTKGRNMMAYFRDNKLRRIDVLGNAESIFYALDNDTATTGMNRVLSANMRMLFLDSKLNKITVLSNPEAKFIPPHELKPDDERLKGYSWHAKERPTRRQVLGKQFDDRPKKRKATKKKTSATTRRTATAPATLKKTTPKTTAPKPSPTPKAVAKPTKPAAAVSPPKQPATTPTPRR